A single window of bacterium DNA harbors:
- a CDS encoding tyrosine-type recombinase/integrase translates to MGCIFLIRRAEARLKVAPGEGFPGRSVITEIHSITKAFGRARRALGIAYFNAHSLRHSFATYCLKDDIPITTVKEFLGHRDISTTMIYAKTDEEVKAKDIKKMKAR, encoded by the coding sequence ATCGGCTGCATATTTCTAATCCGCCGGGCAGAGGCCCGGCTCAAGGTTGCGCCCGGGGAAGGATTCCCCGGGCGATCTGTGATCACAGAGATCCATAGTATCACCAAGGCTTTTGGCAGAGCGAGGCGAGCTCTTGGCATCGCGTATTTTAACGCCCATTCTCTTCGCCATTCTTTTGCCACTTACTGTCTGAAAGATGACATTCCGATAACCACAGTTAAGGAATTCCTGGGACATCGGGATATATCAACGACGATGATTTATGCCAAGACGGATGAGGAAGTGAAAGCGAAGGATATCAAAAAAATGAAGGCGAGATGA
- a CDS encoding T9SS type A sorting domain-containing protein yields MKRRNDQLVVWGLLLFAPFFVATGQDNGNQFQKTWGANESVFKGDWGELAVYAPEGLDIDQDNHREFIVYDHVTGVFFPEDRLQLWENKGDNDFYLAWEHKYTDVKSQFQQGHAIAVADLDFDGKQEVLIVTESVLYIYEWNGTTFESGAGLPQEPTCRFEPYQDNAGTCPIRQLRVVNLDADPEPELFFGYSTNVGMYVSIASLANRDFANPEWKDEYADPFSIQDGWRVGGVAIDDFDGDGKMEMFTTNWQDAPTTRLYENDGIDNYVIKFTTLPSTLILDPSYDDSYANPIFHDFDGDGDSEFVITDIHGKMFVITKQASNNFEDFGPSAWTYVMTFPEVLMNGFVRSGFLHDLDQDGKPDIYYNDKGAVGKGGVYDLEYQGGPVTSPDSWKIYKIYDNNGHMSVAGEVYPAGDLDGDGRGELVIVAWSNQPQDLVVIESLDSPSPVETKHQTRMAENFVLQQNYPNPFNSTTRIDYDLPRAAGVHMTIYSLTGQPVATLVDERQSAGSHTVCFDATRLAAGIYTCRIDADGWTEQKKMLYLK; encoded by the coding sequence ATGAAACGACGCAATGACCAGTTAGTGGTTTGGGGCCTGCTTCTCTTCGCCCCGTTCTTCGTCGCCACCGGACAGGACAATGGCAACCAGTTCCAAAAAACGTGGGGCGCGAATGAGTCTGTTTTCAAAGGCGATTGGGGCGAGCTTGCCGTCTATGCCCCCGAAGGCCTGGACATCGACCAGGACAACCACAGGGAATTCATCGTGTATGATCATGTGACCGGTGTTTTCTTTCCCGAAGACCGGCTGCAGCTTTGGGAGAACAAGGGCGACAATGATTTTTACTTGGCGTGGGAGCACAAATACACCGATGTGAAAAGCCAGTTTCAGCAGGGACATGCGATTGCCGTAGCGGATCTGGATTTCGATGGCAAACAGGAAGTGCTGATCGTCACCGAAAGCGTTCTTTACATTTACGAATGGAACGGCACGACGTTTGAATCCGGAGCAGGTCTGCCCCAGGAACCGACCTGCCGGTTCGAGCCCTACCAGGACAATGCAGGCACCTGCCCGATCCGTCAGCTGCGCGTTGTCAACCTGGATGCTGACCCCGAGCCGGAACTCTTTTTCGGTTACAGCACCAATGTCGGCATGTATGTATCCATCGCCTCGCTGGCCAACCGCGATTTTGCCAATCCTGAATGGAAGGACGAATATGCGGACCCGTTCAGCATCCAGGACGGGTGGCGCGTTGGCGGCGTGGCTATCGATGATTTCGACGGGGACGGAAAAATGGAGATGTTCACCACCAACTGGCAGGATGCCCCCACCACCAGGCTCTATGAAAACGACGGCATAGATAATTATGTGATCAAGTTCACCACCCTGCCAAGCACATTGATCCTGGACCCCTCTTATGATGATTCCTACGCCAATCCAATCTTTCATGACTTTGACGGCGACGGCGATTCAGAGTTTGTCATCACCGACATTCACGGCAAGATGTTCGTGATTACCAAGCAAGCCTCCAATAATTTTGAAGATTTTGGGCCTTCAGCCTGGACCTATGTCATGACCTTTCCGGAGGTGCTGATGAATGGGTTTGTCCGCAGCGGTTTTCTCCACGATCTGGATCAGGACGGCAAGCCGGACATCTATTACAATGACAAGGGCGCCGTCGGCAAGGGTGGCGTTTATGATCTGGAATATCAGGGCGGACCGGTCACCTCGCCGGATAGCTGGAAAATATACAAGATCTATGACAACAATGGACATATGAGCGTTGCCGGCGAGGTCTATCCGGCCGGTGATCTGGATGGCGATGGCCGCGGTGAACTGGTCATCGTGGCCTGGAGCAATCAGCCGCAGGATCTGGTAGTCATCGAGAGCCTGGACAGTCCTAGTCCAGTGGAAACGAAACATCAAACGCGAATGGCGGAGAATTTCGTTCTGCAACAGAACTATCCGAATCCTTTCAATTCAACGACGCGGATAGACTATGACCTGCCCCGGGCAGCAGGGGTTCACATGACGATCTATTCGCTTACCGGCCAGCCTGTGGCGACACTCGTGGACGAACGGCAATCCGCCGGCAGCCACACGGTTTGTTTTGATGCGACGCGGCTGGCAGCAGGAATCTATACCTGCCGGATCGATGCGGATGGATGGACAGAGCAGAAAAAAATGCTTTATCTCAAATAG